In the Streptomyces sp. cg36 genome, one interval contains:
- a CDS encoding DMT family transporter has protein sequence MSTVASSRPQSPPASPTTAPAHRRPALDWRLRFAALSLIWGFSFLLIKVGTDGYAPFQVTFGRLFFGTAVLAAAMAVKRERLPRGRRTWLHLTVAALLLNALPFSLFAYSELTIPSTLAGICNATSPLWGMALSLVALSEDRPTRRRVAGLGLGFLGVLTVLGAWQGFDGLDLTGTALALLASLCYPVGWIYVRRTLAGSGHSNLSLIGSQLGLATLQLALVTPLFAGFPTSFPAVPLLAVAALGAFGTGLAVLVQYGLVNEVGPTTAQMVTYFIPVIATAAGVGLLGEGLSWNTPVGAVIVLAGAALTQSRPTPRTGPEDPSAAAREPAPEQAARPQP, from the coding sequence ATGAGCACCGTCGCCTCCTCCCGGCCCCAGTCGCCCCCCGCCTCCCCCACCACCGCACCGGCGCACCGCCGTCCGGCGCTGGACTGGCGCCTGCGGTTCGCGGCGCTCTCGCTGATATGGGGCTTCAGCTTCCTGCTGATCAAGGTCGGCACCGACGGCTACGCCCCCTTCCAGGTCACCTTCGGGCGGCTGTTCTTCGGTACGGCGGTGCTCGCCGCGGCCATGGCCGTCAAGCGGGAGCGGCTGCCGCGCGGCCGGCGCACCTGGCTGCACCTGACGGTCGCGGCGCTGCTCCTGAACGCGCTGCCGTTCTCCCTCTTCGCCTACTCGGAGCTGACGATCCCCTCCACCCTGGCCGGGATCTGCAACGCGACCTCACCGCTGTGGGGCATGGCCCTGTCGCTGGTGGCGCTCTCCGAGGACCGGCCCACCCGGCGCCGGGTGGCGGGCCTGGGCCTCGGCTTCCTCGGGGTGCTCACGGTCCTGGGCGCCTGGCAGGGCTTCGACGGCCTGGACCTGACGGGCACGGCCCTGGCCCTGCTGGCCTCGCTCTGCTACCCGGTCGGCTGGATCTACGTCCGCCGGACGCTGGCGGGCTCGGGCCACTCCAACCTGTCGCTGATCGGCTCCCAGCTCGGTCTGGCGACCCTGCAACTCGCGCTGGTCACCCCGCTGTTCGCGGGTTTCCCGACCTCGTTCCCGGCCGTGCCGCTGCTGGCCGTCGCGGCGCTCGGCGCCTTCGGCACCGGCCTCGCGGTGCTGGTCCAGTACGGCCTGGTCAACGAGGTCGGCCCGACCACCGCCCAGATGGTCACCTACTTCATCCCGGTCATCGCCACCGCCGCCGGGGTTGGTCTGCTCGGCGAGGGCCTGAGCTGGAACACCCCGGTCGGCGCGGTGATCGTCCTCGCGGGCGCGGCCCTGACGCAGAGCCGCCCCACGCCCCGGACCGGCCCCGAGGACCCCTCGGCCGCCGCCCGGGAACCCGCCCCCGAGCAGGCCGCCCGGCCCCAGCCGTAG
- a CDS encoding LysR family transcriptional regulator, with protein MLNLERLRTLDAVARHGSVGGAADNLHVTTSAVSQQLAKLEREAGQPLLAKSGRGVRLTDAGRLLAEHAARILSQVQVAQADLEAQRGRVVGELRIAGFATAARGLFPAALTALRADHPQLSVRSDELEADESVRGVQLGDLDLAVVLDWYNRPLPLPDGLAKRSLLDDLADVAMPAGHPLAGEEAVELEQFAEDEWITWPEGEFCHDWLMFTLRGKGVEPRIGHVAREHTTQLALVEAGLGVSVAPRLGRGPVPDGVRVVPVRGAMHRHVYAVWRADADGRPSVRAAVEALARAGARLTH; from the coding sequence ATGTTGAATCTGGAGCGCCTGCGGACCCTCGACGCGGTGGCCCGCCACGGCTCGGTCGGCGGCGCCGCCGACAATCTGCACGTGACGACCTCGGCCGTCTCCCAGCAACTGGCCAAGCTGGAGCGGGAGGCGGGCCAGCCGCTGCTCGCCAAGAGCGGGCGGGGCGTGCGGCTCACCGACGCCGGGCGGCTGCTCGCCGAGCACGCCGCGCGGATCCTCTCCCAGGTCCAGGTCGCCCAGGCCGATCTGGAGGCCCAGCGCGGCCGGGTGGTGGGCGAGCTGCGGATCGCGGGCTTCGCCACCGCCGCGCGCGGCCTCTTCCCGGCCGCGCTCACCGCGCTGCGCGCCGACCACCCCCAGCTGTCGGTGCGCTCCGACGAGCTGGAGGCGGACGAGTCGGTGCGCGGCGTGCAGCTCGGCGACCTCGATCTGGCGGTGGTGCTCGACTGGTACAACAGGCCGCTGCCGCTGCCCGACGGGCTGGCCAAGCGCTCGCTGCTGGACGACCTCGCGGATGTGGCGATGCCGGCCGGGCACCCCCTCGCGGGCGAGGAGGCGGTGGAGCTGGAGCAGTTCGCCGAGGACGAGTGGATCACCTGGCCGGAGGGCGAGTTCTGCCACGACTGGCTGATGTTCACGCTGCGCGGCAAGGGCGTCGAGCCGAGGATCGGCCATGTGGCGCGCGAGCACACCACCCAACTGGCCCTGGTGGAGGCCGGGTTGGGGGTGAGCGTGGCGCCGCGCCTGGGGCGCGGTCCGGTGCCGGACGGGGTGCGGGTGGTGCCCGTGAGGGGCGCGATGCACCGCCATGTGTACGCGGTGTGGCGCGCGGACGCGGACGGTCGCCCCTCGGTCCGGGCGGCGGTCGAGGCGCTGGCGCGGGCGGGCGCGCGGCTCACCCACTGA
- a CDS encoding pyridoxamine 5'-phosphate oxidase family protein, whose product MATTQRRGRRIMMTDGERDAFLAEQRTCRVATVASDGRPHVGALWYVWDGSSLWLYSVTRSLRWSQLAKDPRIAVVVDAGESYGELRGVELRGTAVPVGEAPRTGEPCAELDGVEAEFAAKNFGLPEMVHDGGHAWLRLTPDAIVSWDFRKLGGAFER is encoded by the coding sequence ATGGCCACCACCCAGCGCCGGGGCCGCCGGATCATGATGACGGACGGCGAGCGCGACGCGTTCCTCGCCGAACAGCGCACCTGCCGGGTCGCCACGGTCGCCTCCGACGGCCGCCCGCACGTCGGCGCCCTCTGGTACGTGTGGGACGGAAGCTCGCTGTGGCTCTACTCGGTCACCCGCAGCCTGCGCTGGTCGCAGCTGGCCAAGGACCCCCGGATCGCGGTGGTGGTGGACGCGGGCGAGTCGTACGGGGAGCTGCGCGGGGTCGAGCTGCGGGGCACGGCGGTACCGGTCGGCGAGGCGCCCCGCACCGGCGAGCCCTGCGCCGAACTGGACGGCGTGGAGGCCGAGTTCGCCGCCAAGAACTTCGGCCTGCCCGAGATGGTCCACGACGGCGGGCACGCCTGGCTCCGGCTGACCCCGGACGCGATCGTGTCGTGGGACTTCCGGAAACTGGGCGGGGCGTTCGAGCGGTAA
- a CDS encoding cysteine hydrolase, with translation MAVNERLARQLHPDSTVLLTVECQRGVVGPDSALPELAEAARSSGALHNVARLVAAAHETGVQVVHAVAERRPDGRGASRNARLFRAAERLPVQQYAGTTAVRIADGIEVADEDLVVRRLHGLSPLAGTGVDALLRNLGCATLVVTGVSANVAVPNAVFDAVNLGYTAVVPADAIAGVPVAYVPAMVRNTLALVATVTTTDDVVACLRGPRPAARTAAGSPGARPAGPA, from the coding sequence ATGGCGGTGAACGAACGGCTGGCCCGACAGCTGCACCCGGACTCCACCGTGCTGCTGACCGTCGAGTGCCAGCGGGGCGTGGTCGGACCCGACAGCGCCCTGCCCGAACTCGCCGAGGCGGCCCGCTCGTCCGGAGCCCTGCACAACGTGGCGCGGCTGGTCGCCGCCGCCCACGAGACGGGCGTCCAAGTGGTGCACGCGGTGGCCGAACGGCGACCGGACGGGCGCGGCGCCTCCCGCAACGCCCGGCTCTTCCGCGCCGCCGAACGCCTCCCCGTACAGCAGTACGCGGGCACCACGGCGGTGCGGATCGCCGACGGGATCGAGGTCGCCGACGAGGACCTGGTGGTGCGCAGGCTGCACGGGCTCTCGCCGCTCGCCGGGACCGGCGTGGACGCGCTGCTGCGCAACCTCGGCTGCGCGACCCTCGTCGTCACCGGCGTCTCGGCCAACGTGGCCGTCCCCAACGCGGTCTTCGACGCGGTCAACCTCGGCTACACCGCCGTCGTCCCGGCGGACGCGATCGCGGGCGTGCCGGTCGCGTACGTGCCCGCGATGGTCCGCAACACCCTGGCCCTGGTCGCCACGGTCACCACGACCGACGACGTCGTGGCCTGTCTGAGGGGGCCGCGCCCGGCCGCCCGTACGGCGGCCGGTTCCCCCGGGGCGCGGCCCGCCGGTCCGGCCTGA
- a CDS encoding Rieske (2Fe-2S) protein: protein MSTQTLPSDQGPARRTVVAAVGGAGLAAALTACGGSDDSGKAPASSGDGGTGGTGGTAGGGAAAAGGAVLAKTADIPQGGGKVFADQGVVVTQPTAGTFKAFSAVCTHQGCTVKDVAGGTINCPCHGSKYDPATGGVKAGPAPRPLPAKKIAVEGGTIRLA, encoded by the coding sequence ATGAGCACCCAGACGCTTCCGTCCGATCAGGGCCCGGCCCGCCGTACCGTCGTCGCGGCGGTGGGCGGGGCCGGGCTCGCCGCCGCACTCACCGCGTGCGGCGGCTCGGACGACTCCGGCAAGGCACCCGCCTCCTCCGGTGACGGGGGTACGGGAGGGACGGGCGGCACGGCCGGGGGCGGCGCGGCTGCCGCCGGGGGCGCGGTGCTGGCGAAGACCGCCGACATCCCGCAGGGCGGCGGCAAGGTCTTCGCCGACCAGGGCGTGGTGGTGACCCAGCCGACGGCGGGCACCTTCAAGGCGTTCTCCGCCGTCTGCACCCACCAGGGCTGCACGGTCAAGGACGTGGCCGGCGGCACGATCAACTGCCCCTGCCACGGCAGCAAGTACGACCCGGCGACCGGCGGCGTCAAGGCCGGTCCGGCGCCGCGCCCGCTCCCCGCCAAGAAGATCGCGGTGGAGGGGGGCACGATCAGGCTGGCCTGA
- a CDS encoding prolyl oligopeptidase family serine peptidase: MPYDRATEGPSTEAQHAAGRTTDTRATEGTSAEGPLTGALPAEDFPLQFARTARFTLGAPRQFTVSPDGERILFLRTAGGRSTTSSLWLFEDGGERVLVDPRALGDDGQEVPEAERIRRERARETGRGVVGYATDAAVRTAVFALAGELWLVGTDGGAPRPLPTAGPAVDPRLSPDGTLVSYVTDGALHVVRADGTGDRPLAVPEGPEVTYGLADHVSAESIGRERSSWWAPDGSALLAVRADTSPVGHWHLADASRPERAPRTLRYPAAGTPNAELSLHLLRLDGGRTRVRLPAAADPATHPAGAWTDPAFEYVVEGGWDAAGPYATVQTRDQRTAHRLDIDPVSGGTTVTDRQHAGTWMEFLPGATALARSGAALGADVPAELDVRAVLGRAGDTVYFTASDEPTETHVWARTPGAGCRRVTDEPGVHTAAVGGDTLVVDSRTPHGHTVTVLRGGRPGGRVAVLTEQPLVSPVPVFLALGERELRTALYLPSGHREGAARLPVLVHSYAGPGVQTVVRSSVWFHAVNQWFAEQGFAVLSIDGRGTPGRGAAWRRTVHGDQLTPVLDDQVDAVRAALARYPDDLDPERVGIRGWSFGGYLAAAAVLHRPDVFHAAVAGAAPTDLALYDTHWKERYLGHPGVQPENYARCSLVAHAHRLTRPLLLVQGMLDDNVVPAHLLRFSRALLAAGRPHSVLPLPDSTHLVTEEGVADTLLRLEVDFLKKSLGV; encoded by the coding sequence ATGCCGTACGACCGCGCCACCGAAGGACCGAGCACCGAAGCACAGCACGCCGCAGGACGGACCACGGACACACGGGCCACCGAAGGAACGAGCGCCGAGGGGCCGCTCACCGGCGCGCTCCCCGCCGAGGACTTCCCCCTCCAGTTCGCCCGCACCGCGCGCTTCACGCTGGGTGCGCCCCGGCAGTTCACCGTCTCCCCCGACGGCGAGCGGATCCTGTTCCTCCGCACCGCCGGGGGACGCTCCACCACGAGCTCGCTGTGGCTGTTCGAGGACGGCGGCGAGCGGGTGCTGGTCGATCCCCGCGCGCTCGGCGACGACGGCCAGGAGGTACCGGAGGCCGAGCGGATCCGCCGCGAACGGGCCCGCGAGACCGGGCGGGGCGTCGTCGGCTACGCCACGGACGCGGCCGTGCGCACGGCGGTGTTCGCCCTCGCCGGGGAGCTCTGGCTGGTCGGCACCGACGGCGGCGCCCCGCGCCCGCTGCCCACGGCGGGCCCGGCCGTCGACCCCCGGCTCTCCCCCGACGGGACGCTGGTCTCGTACGTGACGGACGGCGCGCTGCACGTCGTGCGCGCCGACGGCACCGGTGACCGCCCGCTCGCGGTGCCGGAGGGGCCGGAGGTCACCTACGGTCTGGCCGACCACGTCTCGGCCGAGTCGATCGGCCGCGAGCGCAGCTCCTGGTGGGCGCCGGACGGCTCGGCGCTGCTGGCCGTGCGGGCGGACACCTCGCCCGTGGGGCACTGGCACCTGGCCGACGCGTCCCGCCCCGAGCGGGCGCCGCGCACCCTGCGGTACCCGGCCGCGGGCACCCCCAACGCGGAGCTGTCCCTGCACCTCCTGCGCCTGGACGGCGGCCGGACCCGGGTCCGGCTGCCCGCCGCGGCGGACCCGGCGACCCACCCGGCGGGCGCGTGGACCGACCCGGCCTTCGAGTACGTGGTGGAGGGCGGCTGGGACGCGGCGGGGCCGTACGCCACGGTCCAGACCCGCGACCAGCGCACCGCCCACCGCCTGGACATCGACCCGGTGAGCGGCGGGACGACGGTGACGGACCGTCAGCATGCCGGCACCTGGATGGAGTTCCTGCCCGGCGCCACCGCGCTCGCCCGCTCCGGCGCCGCGCTCGGCGCCGACGTACCGGCGGAGCTGGACGTACGGGCGGTGCTCGGCCGGGCCGGTGACACGGTCTACTTCACGGCGAGCGACGAGCCGACCGAGACCCACGTCTGGGCCCGCACCCCGGGTGCCGGATGCCGCCGGGTCACCGACGAGCCCGGTGTGCACACCGCCGCCGTGGGCGGCGACACCCTCGTCGTGGACAGCCGCACCCCGCACGGGCACACCGTCACCGTCTTGCGCGGGGGACGGCCCGGCGGGCGCGTCGCGGTGCTGACCGAGCAGCCGCTGGTCTCCCCGGTGCCGGTGTTCCTGGCGCTGGGCGAGCGCGAGCTGCGCACCGCCCTGTACCTGCCGTCCGGGCACCGCGAGGGCGCGGCCCGGCTGCCCGTGCTCGTCCACTCGTACGCGGGCCCGGGCGTGCAGACGGTGGTCCGGTCCAGCGTCTGGTTCCACGCGGTGAACCAGTGGTTCGCCGAGCAGGGGTTCGCGGTGCTGTCCATCGACGGGCGCGGCACCCCCGGGCGCGGCGCGGCATGGCGCAGGACCGTCCACGGCGACCAGCTGACGCCCGTGCTCGACGACCAGGTGGACGCCGTACGGGCGGCGCTCGCCCGCTACCCGGACGACCTGGACCCGGAGCGGGTCGGCATCCGGGGCTGGTCGTTCGGCGGCTATCTGGCGGCGGCGGCCGTGCTGCACCGGCCGGACGTCTTCCACGCGGCGGTGGCGGGCGCGGCGCCGACCGACCTCGCGCTGTACGACACGCACTGGAAGGAGCGCTACCTCGGCCACCCCGGCGTCCAGCCGGAGAACTACGCGCGCTGCTCGCTGGTCGCGCACGCCCACCGGCTGACCCGGCCGCTGCTGCTGGTGCAGGGGATGCTGGACGACAACGTGGTGCCCGCGCATCTGCTGCGGTTCTCCCGGGCGCTGCTCGCGGCCGGCCGCCCGCACAGCGTGCTGCCGCTGCCGGACTCCACCCATCTGGTCACCGAGGAGGGCGTGGCCGACACCCTGCTGCGGCTCGAAGTCGACTTCCTGAAGAAATCCCTCGGCGTCTGA
- a CDS encoding HipA family kinase codes for MLNEVTATRYVTPLREGGSLPGIVEADDLGTYVMKFTGAGQGRKTLVAEVICGELARRLGLRVPELVTIQLDPVIGLSEPDQEVQELLKASGGLNLGMDYLPGSLGFDPLAYEVSPAEAGKVVWFDALINNVDRSWRNPNMLVWHGDLWLIDHGATMIWHHNWPGAAASAAKPYDASDHALAPYGPDVASAAAELAPLVTEELLTEVTALVPDEWLVDEPGFGSTDELRRAYVAPLLARAAGIHERITVGARTEDRPSQAPGWLAERLAPRPHATQNSENPGQ; via the coding sequence ATGCTCAATGAAGTCACAGCGACCCGCTATGTGACGCCGCTGCGTGAGGGCGGCTCACTCCCCGGGATCGTCGAGGCCGACGACCTCGGCACGTACGTCATGAAGTTCACCGGCGCAGGACAGGGCCGCAAGACCCTCGTCGCGGAGGTGATCTGCGGTGAACTCGCGAGGCGCCTGGGTCTGCGCGTCCCCGAACTGGTCACCATTCAGCTCGACCCGGTGATCGGGCTCTCGGAGCCGGACCAGGAGGTGCAGGAGCTGCTGAAGGCGAGCGGCGGGCTGAACCTGGGAATGGACTACTTGCCGGGCTCGCTCGGATTCGACCCGCTCGCCTACGAGGTGAGCCCCGCCGAGGCGGGCAAGGTCGTCTGGTTCGACGCGCTGATCAACAACGTCGACCGTTCGTGGCGGAACCCTAACATGCTGGTCTGGCACGGCGATCTGTGGCTCATCGACCACGGCGCCACCATGATCTGGCACCACAACTGGCCGGGCGCGGCGGCCTCCGCGGCCAAGCCGTACGACGCCTCGGACCACGCGCTCGCGCCGTACGGCCCCGATGTGGCCTCGGCCGCCGCCGAGTTGGCGCCGCTGGTCACCGAGGAGCTGCTGACCGAGGTGACCGCGCTGGTGCCGGACGAGTGGCTGGTGGACGAGCCCGGCTTCGGCTCGACGGACGAGCTGCGCCGCGCGTACGTGGCGCCGCTGCTGGCCCGCGCCGCCGGGATCCACGAGCGGATCACGGTCGGCGCGCGCACCGAGGACCGGCCCTCGCAGGCGCCGGGCTGGCTCGCCGAGCGCCTCGCACCCCGTCCGCACGCCACCCAGAACAGCGAGAACCCCGGCCAGTGA
- a CDS encoding DUF3037 domain-containing protein, with amino-acid sequence MNDRNVFEYALLRVVPRVERGEFFNAGVVLYCRAESFVVARTHLDETKLAALDPRADVVGVRAALRAVEGVCSGGPAAGQAAGDDAGRRFRWLIAPRSTVVQPGPVHTGLTRDPAAEAERLLDVLVR; translated from the coding sequence GTGAACGACCGCAACGTCTTCGAGTACGCGCTGCTGCGCGTGGTGCCGCGCGTGGAGCGCGGCGAGTTCTTCAACGCCGGGGTGGTGCTCTACTGCCGCGCCGAGTCCTTCGTGGTGGCCCGGACCCATCTGGACGAGACCAAGCTGGCGGCGCTCGACCCGCGCGCGGACGTGGTCGGGGTCCGGGCGGCGCTGCGGGCCGTCGAGGGCGTCTGCTCGGGCGGCCCGGCGGCGGGCCAGGCGGCCGGGGACGACGCCGGGCGGCGCTTCCGCTGGCTGATCGCGCCGCGCTCGACGGTCGTCCAGCCGGGGCCGGTGCACACCGGGCTCACCCGGGACCCGGCCGCCGAGGCCGAGCGGCTGCTCGACGTGCTGGTGCGCTGA
- the fabG gene encoding 3-oxoacyl-ACP reductase FabG, which yields MSTTEQRVAIVTGAARGIGAATAVRLAAEGRAVAVLDLDEAACKDTVEKITSAGGRAIAVGCDVSDSAQVEAAVARVAAELGAPTILVNNAGVLRDNLLFKMSESDWDTVMNVHLKGAFLMAKAVQKHMVDAGWGRIVSLSSSSALGNRGQANYAAVKAGLQGFTKTLAKELGKFGITANAVAPGFIVTEMTAQTAERIGMGFEDFQAAAATQIPVQRVGKPEDIANAIAFFSGDDAGFVSGQVLYVAGGPLN from the coding sequence ATGTCCACCACCGAGCAGCGCGTCGCCATCGTGACCGGGGCGGCGCGCGGCATTGGCGCCGCCACCGCCGTCCGGCTCGCGGCCGAGGGCCGCGCGGTCGCCGTACTCGACCTCGACGAGGCGGCCTGCAAGGACACCGTCGAGAAGATCACCTCGGCGGGCGGCCGGGCGATCGCCGTCGGCTGCGACGTCTCCGACAGCGCCCAGGTGGAGGCCGCCGTGGCGCGGGTCGCCGCCGAGCTCGGCGCGCCGACGATCCTCGTCAACAACGCGGGCGTGCTCCGCGACAACCTGCTCTTCAAGATGTCCGAGTCCGACTGGGACACGGTGATGAACGTGCACCTCAAGGGCGCGTTCCTGATGGCCAAGGCCGTTCAGAAGCACATGGTCGACGCGGGCTGGGGCCGGATCGTCTCGCTCTCCTCGTCCTCCGCGCTCGGCAACCGGGGCCAGGCCAACTACGCCGCCGTCAAGGCCGGTCTCCAGGGCTTCACCAAGACCCTCGCCAAGGAGCTGGGCAAGTTCGGCATCACGGCCAACGCCGTCGCCCCCGGCTTCATCGTCACCGAGATGACCGCGCAGACCGCCGAGCGCATCGGCATGGGCTTCGAGGACTTCCAGGCCGCGGCGGCCACCCAGATCCCGGTGCAGCGGGTCGGTAAGCCGGAGGACATCGCCAACGCCATCGCCTTCTTCAGCGGCGACGACGCGGGCTTCGTCTCCGGCCAGGTGCTGTACGTGGCCGGCGGACCCCTCAACTGA
- a CDS encoding SDR family oxidoreductase, with the protein MTDHQLPEPSGRVALVTGASRGIGYGVAEALVARGDRVCITGRGEDALKEAVDRLGPDRAIAVAGKAHDEAHQAIAVERAMEAFGRVDYLVNNAGTNPVYSPMAELDLNVARKVYETNVISALGFAQQTWKAWQKENGGAIVNIASVAGLAPSPFIGAYGMSKAAMVNLTLQLAHEFAPGVRVNAIAPAVVKTKFAQALYEGREEEAAAAYPLKRLGVPSDIGGAVAFLTSEQSAWVTGQTLVVDGGLFLGAGVH; encoded by the coding sequence ATGACGGACCATCAGCTCCCGGAGCCCTCCGGCAGGGTCGCCCTCGTCACCGGCGCGAGCCGGGGCATCGGCTACGGCGTCGCCGAGGCGCTGGTCGCCCGCGGCGACCGCGTCTGCATCACCGGCCGGGGCGAGGACGCCCTCAAGGAGGCCGTCGACCGGCTCGGCCCCGACCGGGCGATCGCGGTCGCCGGCAAGGCCCACGACGAGGCCCACCAGGCGATCGCGGTGGAGCGCGCCATGGAGGCGTTCGGCCGGGTCGACTACCTGGTCAACAACGCCGGGACCAACCCGGTCTACTCACCGATGGCCGAGCTCGACCTGAACGTGGCGCGCAAGGTGTACGAGACCAATGTGATCTCCGCGCTCGGCTTCGCCCAGCAGACCTGGAAGGCGTGGCAGAAGGAGAACGGCGGCGCGATCGTGAACATCGCCTCCGTCGCCGGTCTCGCCCCGTCGCCCTTCATCGGCGCGTACGGCATGAGCAAGGCGGCCATGGTCAATCTGACCCTCCAGCTGGCGCACGAGTTCGCGCCCGGGGTGCGGGTCAACGCCATCGCCCCGGCGGTGGTCAAGACCAAGTTCGCCCAGGCGCTCTACGAGGGCCGCGAGGAGGAGGCCGCGGCGGCCTACCCCCTCAAGCGGCTCGGGGTGCCCTCCGACATCGGGGGAGCGGTCGCCTTCCTCACCTCCGAGCAGTCGGCGTGGGTGACCGGGCAGACCCTGGTGGTCGACGGCGGACTGTTCCTCGGCGCGGGCGTGCACTGA
- a CDS encoding ABC transporter substrate-binding protein, with protein sequence MFNRTICLRTTAALASISTLSLLSGCGLISGGGSDSDQPIRVGTVSEPSTLDPAASWDGSWELFRNVFQTLLSFPTGSSTPQPDAAESCRFTEPDSRTYRCTLRDGLRFSNGDKLDAAAVKYSIDRIVKINVKAGPKGLLTSLARVTADDERTVTFHLNRPDATFPFVLGAPAMSLVDPKEYPAGKLRDDGGLTGSGPYTLESFHAGDRAELKKNTNYAGFAQLKNDSVSIRYYKDSSRMVESLKKKQIDVIYRGLTADEVVDVQNEKAAGKPLQLVETVGTEIRFLVFNPKDPMAANPAVRRAVAQLVDRDALVAKVYKGTAEPLYSMVPKGVAGHTVSFFDAFGAPSVPKARSILRKAGITDPVPLTLWYTTDRYGSSTALEFAEIKRQLEASGLFQVTLQSRPWKTYTEGMQAGEYPVFGRGWFPDFPDPDNFIAPFVGKENAVGTPYEPQEIVNQLIPQTREVSDRGAVSKKFERAQDVLSDDVRLLPLWQGKLYVAASEEIAGGERAIDPQTVMCMWELHRKTSW encoded by the coding sequence GTGTTCAACCGGACCATATGCCTGCGCACCACCGCGGCCCTTGCGTCCATATCGACGTTGTCCCTGCTGAGTGGCTGCGGACTGATTTCCGGCGGTGGTTCCGACTCCGATCAGCCGATCAGGGTCGGCACCGTGAGCGAGCCGAGCACCCTCGATCCGGCCGCCTCCTGGGACGGTTCCTGGGAGCTCTTCCGCAACGTCTTCCAGACGCTCCTGTCCTTCCCCACCGGCAGCAGCACGCCCCAGCCGGACGCCGCCGAGTCGTGCCGCTTCACCGAGCCCGACAGCCGTACGTACCGGTGCACGCTCCGCGACGGACTGCGGTTCTCCAACGGCGACAAGCTCGACGCCGCGGCGGTCAAGTACTCCATCGACCGCATCGTCAAGATCAATGTGAAGGCCGGCCCCAAGGGCCTGCTCACCAGCCTCGCCCGGGTCACCGCCGACGACGAGCGGACCGTCACCTTCCATCTGAACAGACCCGACGCGACCTTCCCCTTCGTGCTCGGCGCGCCCGCCATGTCCCTCGTCGACCCCAAGGAGTACCCGGCGGGCAAGCTGCGCGACGACGGCGGGCTCACCGGCTCCGGCCCGTACACGCTGGAGTCCTTCCACGCGGGCGACCGGGCCGAGCTGAAGAAGAACACCAACTACGCCGGTTTCGCCCAGCTCAAGAACGACTCCGTCTCCATCCGCTACTACAAGGACTCCTCCCGCATGGTGGAGTCGCTCAAGAAGAAGCAGATCGACGTCATCTACCGGGGACTGACCGCCGACGAGGTGGTGGACGTCCAGAACGAGAAGGCGGCCGGCAAGCCGCTCCAGCTCGTCGAGACCGTCGGCACCGAGATCCGCTTCCTGGTCTTCAACCCCAAGGACCCGATGGCCGCCAACCCGGCCGTGCGCCGGGCCGTCGCCCAGCTCGTCGACCGCGACGCGCTGGTCGCCAAGGTCTACAAGGGCACGGCCGAGCCGCTGTACTCGATGGTCCCCAAGGGCGTCGCCGGGCACACGGTGAGCTTCTTCGACGCCTTCGGCGCACCCAGCGTCCCCAAGGCCAGATCGATCCTGCGCAAGGCCGGGATCACCGACCCGGTCCCGCTCACCCTCTGGTACACCACCGACCGGTACGGCTCCTCGACCGCGCTGGAGTTCGCCGAGATCAAGCGGCAGCTGGAGGCGTCCGGGCTGTTCCAGGTCACCCTGCAGAGCCGCCCGTGGAAGACGTACACGGAGGGCATGCAGGCCGGTGAGTACCCGGTCTTCGGGCGCGGCTGGTTCCCCGACTTCCCCGACCCGGACAACTTCATCGCGCCCTTCGTGGGCAAGGAGAACGCGGTCGGCACCCCGTACGAGCCGCAGGAGATCGTCAACCAGCTGATCCCGCAGACCCGCGAGGTGTCCGACCGGGGCGCGGTCAGCAAGAAGTTCGAGCGGGCCCAGGACGTGCTCTCCGACGACGTCCGGCTGCTGCCGCTGTGGCAGGGCAAGCTCTATGTCGCGGCCAGCGAGGAGATCGCCGGCGGCGAGCGCGCCATCGACCCCCAGACGGTCATGTGCATGTGGGAGCTGCACCGCAAGACCAGCTGGTAG